One cyanobiont of Ornithocercus magnificus DNA segment encodes these proteins:
- a CDS encoding 50S ribosomal protein L20, translated as MARVKRGNVARKRRNKILKLARGFRGSNGTLFCTANQRVMRSLCNAYRDRRRRKRDFRRLWIARVNAAARLNGLTYSCLMGELKKADVRLNRKMLAQIAVADPRSFASVISSVET; from the coding sequence ATGGCCCGAGTTAAACGAGGCAACGTAGCCCGCAAGCGCCGAAACAAGATTCTCAAGCTTGCCCGCGGTTTTCGCGGTAGCAATGGCACTCTTTTCTGTACTGCTAATCAACGAGTGATGAGGTCGCTTTGCAACGCCTATCGTGACCGGCGACGACGCAAACGTGATTTTCGGCGTCTCTGGATCGCGCGCGTTAACGCAGCCGCACGTCTGAATGGGCTTACTTACAGTTGCTTAATGGGAGAATTGAAGAAAGCAGATGTGCGCCTCAATCGCAAGATGCTTGCGCAAATTGCCGTGGCTGATCCCAGAAGCTTCGCTAGTGTGATTTCCTCGGTAGAAACCTAG
- a CDS encoding thiazole synthase — protein MAQTPDIVNSRPESLDVLTIGQRQFSSRLFTGTGKYPDTATMQQSLDRSRCEMVTVAVRRAQGAMGSSTSLMEAVDWSRIWMLPNTAGCTTAEEAVRIARLGRKLACLAGQEDNDFVKLEVIPDSRHLLPDPIGTLEAAKQLVKEGFTVLPYINADPVLACRLEDIGCATVMPLGSPIGSGQGLRNASNIAMIIESVSIPVIIDAGIGVPSEAAQALEMGAAAVLVNSAIAMAGNPPVMAEAMALAVVAGRNAFQAGRLPLRYKASPSSPATGQVAQK, from the coding sequence ATGGCCCAGACGCCCGATATCGTGAACTCACGTCCAGAAAGCCTTGATGTGCTGACAATTGGTCAGCGGCAATTCTCCAGCCGGCTTTTCACTGGAACCGGAAAGTATCCAGATACCGCCACTATGCAGCAGAGCCTAGATCGATCAAGGTGCGAGATGGTCACTGTAGCAGTGCGTAGAGCACAAGGGGCAATGGGGAGCAGCACTAGTTTGATGGAGGCAGTCGATTGGAGTCGCATTTGGATGCTGCCCAACACTGCTGGCTGCACAACCGCTGAAGAGGCTGTACGAATAGCCCGCCTAGGGAGAAAGTTGGCTTGTCTGGCGGGTCAGGAAGACAACGATTTTGTGAAACTGGAAGTGATACCAGATAGTCGTCATCTACTTCCGGATCCTATCGGCACACTTGAGGCAGCTAAGCAATTAGTAAAGGAGGGTTTTACCGTGCTGCCTTACATTAATGCTGACCCAGTCTTGGCCTGTCGTCTCGAGGACATCGGTTGTGCCACGGTGATGCCTCTGGGATCTCCGATTGGTTCTGGCCAAGGTTTGCGCAACGCCAGCAATATTGCCATGATTATCGAGAGCGTTTCGATACCAGTAATCATAGACGCCGGTATTGGTGTTCCTAGCGAAGCAGCCCAGGCCCTCGAAATGGGAGCAGCAGCAGTTCTCGTGAATAGTGCTATTGCCATGGCTGGTAATCCTCCTGTCATGGCTGAGGCAATGGCCCTAGCAGTTGTTGCTGGCCGTAATGCGTTTCAGGCTGGGCGACTGCCACTGCGCTATAAAGCTTCACCAAGCTCTCCGGCCACTGGCCAGGTAGCTCAAAAATAG
- a CDS encoding tetratricopeptide repeat protein: MLLEFSSLVMATFLPQTYLLGLTALLAIVALVVGRQFLQVRRDELNLVRLEREGGVAGSKDAATLYELGAVQLRKRLYPQAISSLRQAIRRLGNEPDEARAVIENALGFALAAQKDFDGAVKHYYAALRAKPEYPVALNNLAFAQERLLQPEKAECNYREAIRLDPGNRTARRRLARLERGKVLRPTSKQLPEPVEGKGF; this comes from the coding sequence ATGCTTCTCGAGTTTTCATCATTAGTTATGGCCACTTTTCTGCCCCAAACTTATTTGCTTGGGCTAACCGCTCTGCTAGCTATAGTAGCTTTAGTAGTAGGTCGCCAGTTTTTGCAAGTACGTCGGGACGAATTAAACCTGGTCCGACTTGAACGAGAAGGAGGGGTAGCTGGCTCCAAAGATGCAGCTACTCTCTATGAACTGGGAGCAGTACAGCTACGTAAGCGACTCTACCCACAGGCTATTTCTAGCTTAAGGCAAGCTATTCGGAGACTTGGCAACGAGCCTGATGAGGCGCGTGCAGTTATCGAGAATGCTCTTGGATTCGCTCTAGCAGCCCAAAAAGACTTTGATGGTGCTGTCAAGCATTATTATGCAGCCCTGCGCGCTAAGCCAGAATACCCTGTCGCATTGAACAATCTTGCTTTTGCCCAGGAGCGTTTGCTCCAGCCTGAGAAAGCAGAGTGCAATTACCGTGAGGCTATTCGTCTCGATCCGGGCAACCGGACAGCGCGACGGCGGTTAGCACGTCTGGAGCGAGGTAAAGTCCTACGCCCTACATCAAAGCAATTACCAGAGCCTGTAGAGGGAAAAGGGTTCTAA